In one Geoglobus acetivorans genomic region, the following are encoded:
- a CDS encoding type II toxin-antitoxin system VapC family toxin, giving the protein MEICLDTDVLIDFLRGKGKIVEVIKKLEEEHELLTTSINIFELYYGAYRTGRERNVNAVDELADRLEILKLTERSAKISGRILAELESDGRAIDFRDILIAGIVIENEAALFTGNKKHFQRVKGLKLFEIEE; this is encoded by the coding sequence TTGGAAATCTGCTTAGATACGGATGTCCTCATTGACTTTCTGAGAGGGAAAGGAAAGATTGTGGAAGTGATTAAGAAGCTGGAGGAGGAGCATGAACTTCTGACCACTTCTATAAACATATTCGAACTTTACTACGGTGCTTACAGGACGGGAAGGGAAAGAAATGTAAATGCTGTGGATGAGTTGGCTGATAGACTCGAAATCCTGAAACTTACAGAGAGATCTGCAAAAATCTCAGGAAGGATACTGGCAGAGCTTGAGTCTGATGGAAGAGCTATAGACTTCAGGGACATTCTTATTGCAGGTATAGTTATTGAGAATGAAGCTGCACTTTTTACAGGAAACAAAAAGCACTTTCAGAGGGTGAAGGGGCTGAAACTGTTTGAGATTGAGGAATAG
- a CDS encoding HAD family hydrolase, producing MASRIRAVIFDLDNTLLDFVEAKLKACKAVIRHLGLNEDEHELLGYFLRGVHGFEDVRNIADYMRDRGVYCEEKFRECCEIYERVKLENVEPYPGVRETLERLRKLGLKLAVVTDAVNGHAIGRLKKAGILHYFDAVISSDMTGKRKPEPDSIILALNKLGVGAEEAIIVGDSLRRDIEPGKRLGMMTVYASYGDRNFFEERSGGADFVIEDIGELIGLLDSFVPKTKISNR from the coding sequence TTGGCATCGAGAATTAGGGCCGTGATTTTCGATCTGGACAACACGCTGCTGGACTTTGTTGAGGCGAAGCTGAAGGCATGTAAAGCGGTGATAAGGCACCTCGGTCTGAATGAGGATGAGCATGAGCTGCTGGGCTACTTCCTCAGGGGAGTTCACGGTTTTGAGGACGTGAGGAACATAGCCGACTACATGAGGGACAGGGGAGTTTACTGCGAGGAGAAGTTCAGAGAATGCTGCGAGATATACGAGAGGGTTAAGCTGGAAAATGTTGAACCATACCCGGGTGTCAGAGAGACTCTCGAAAGGTTGAGGAAACTGGGGCTCAAGCTGGCCGTTGTTACGGATGCAGTGAACGGCCATGCGATTGGCAGACTTAAGAAGGCAGGGATTCTGCACTATTTTGATGCTGTTATATCCTCAGACATGACAGGGAAGAGGAAGCCAGAGCCTGACTCGATTATTCTTGCTCTGAATAAGCTTGGGGTTGGGGCAGAGGAAGCAATCATTGTCGGAGACAGTCTGAGAAGGGACATTGAACCGGGAAAGAGGCTGGGGATGATGACGGTGTATGCAAGCTACGGGGACAGGAATTTCTTTGAGGAGAGAAGTGGTGGGGCTGACTTCGTTATTGAGGACATCGGAGAATTGATTGGATTGCTGGATAGTTTTGTACCCAAAACTAAAATCAGCAATCGATAA
- a CDS encoding PIN domain-containing protein, with amino-acid sequence MKEEIASVDELQILLNLVDDVSVMYPLYSRFQLFEARPEGEGYRLSIKQGEVDFERQRSHFDHLAEEVPSYSDFVECLLASGVITYENMERFRDMLSSYRSLRKRVYFCPDTNVIYHRFLTASSLVKHGEVMLVETTREEIESSLNFKYTQPTISELKRLAKYQPFLLDEFINRRMKKSRLAAYIAMKEYRELRKHAIEIEGVEQSTDDREANDFTIVRTLRRFEKERAAMPVLLTADRQMADICEAESIEYFHFTIPHAVDANFCSGRSLVDLIYSLASVFGVIRLNSVVIFGEFRGKKSHDELKLRFLDDQLYQDFSRHFRICRRLMGLGIEN; translated from the coding sequence TTGAAGGAGGAAATAGCGAGCGTGGATGAACTCCAGATCCTCCTGAACCTTGTAGATGACGTCAGCGTCATGTATCCTCTCTACTCCCGCTTCCAGCTCTTCGAAGCGAGGCCTGAAGGCGAAGGATACAGGCTGAGCATCAAGCAGGGTGAGGTTGATTTCGAAAGGCAGCGGAGCCATTTCGACCACCTTGCAGAGGAGGTGCCTTCCTACAGCGATTTTGTGGAGTGCCTGCTCGCAAGTGGCGTTATAACCTACGAAAACATGGAAAGGTTCAGGGATATGCTCAGTTCCTACCGCAGCCTGAGAAAGAGAGTGTATTTCTGCCCGGACACAAACGTCATCTATCACCGTTTCCTTACAGCCTCATCGCTTGTAAAGCATGGAGAGGTCATGCTCGTTGAAACAACGAGGGAGGAAATCGAGTCTTCCCTCAACTTCAAGTACACCCAGCCGACCATCTCGGAGCTGAAGAGACTCGCAAAATACCAGCCCTTCCTGCTGGACGAGTTCATCAACAGAAGGATGAAGAAGTCCAGACTGGCAGCGTACATAGCCATGAAAGAGTACAGGGAGCTGAGAAAACATGCGATCGAGATAGAAGGTGTGGAGCAGTCCACAGACGACAGAGAGGCGAACGACTTCACAATAGTCAGGACCCTCAGGAGATTTGAGAAGGAAAGGGCTGCGATGCCTGTTTTGCTGACAGCAGACAGACAGATGGCGGATATTTGCGAGGCAGAGAGCATAGAATACTTCCACTTCACAATACCCCATGCGGTCGATGCTAACTTCTGCAGCGGCAGATCCTTAGTAGACCTGATCTACAGCCTTGCAAGCGTGTTCGGGGTTATAAGGCTGAACAGCGTCGTCATTTTCGGGGAGTTCAGGGGGAAGAAGAGCCATGACGAGCTTAAGCTGAGGTTCCTCGACGACCAGCTTTACCAGGACTTCAGCAGGCATTTCCGCATCTGCAGGAGGTTGATGGGGCTTGGCATCGAGAATTAG
- a CDS encoding type II toxin-antitoxin system VapC family toxin, with translation MRFVDSNVLIYAMLKPRKEPDGKIAEMKKKSLQILKRIQEGEEVATTVVHLSEVANMIASRSSLKMSAEFVREFMSLKNVEVFEVSPDDYLKASLVASEREVDVNDALACLKMAEKGIEEIYTFDRHFRKLDVVVV, from the coding sequence ATGAGGTTCGTTGATTCCAACGTTCTCATTTACGCGATGCTGAAGCCGAGGAAGGAGCCTGATGGAAAAATAGCAGAGATGAAGAAGAAGTCCCTGCAGATACTGAAGAGGATACAGGAAGGCGAAGAGGTTGCGACAACTGTGGTGCACCTCAGCGAGGTTGCAAACATGATAGCCAGCAGAAGCAGCCTGAAAATGTCTGCTGAGTTCGTGAGGGAGTTTATGAGCCTTAAAAACGTTGAAGTTTTTGAGGTCAGCCCGGATGATTACCTGAAAGCATCTCTGGTTGCATCAGAGAGGGAAGTTGATGTCAATGACGCTCTGGCCTGTCTCAAGATGGCGGAGAAGGGAATAGAGGAAATATACACCTTCGACAGGCACTTCAGAAAGCTCGACGTGGTGGTAGTTTGA
- a CDS encoding AbrB/MazE/SpoVT family DNA-binding domain-containing protein — MGIDVKKLDRHGRIVIPKEWRERHGDEVIVLVFDDRVEILPRKGNIMKFADSIEVEELKEWEEMREDLYEVR, encoded by the coding sequence ATGGGCATTGACGTGAAAAAACTGGACAGGCACGGAAGAATTGTCATCCCAAAGGAGTGGAGGGAGAGGCACGGGGATGAGGTCATAGTTCTGGTTTTCGACGACAGGGTTGAAATTCTGCCGAGGAAGGGGAATATAATGAAGTTTGCGGACAGCATTGAGGTGGAGGAGCTCAAGGAGTGGGAGGAAATGCGGGAGGATCTGTATGAGGTTCGTTGA
- a CDS encoding restriction endonuclease, whose amino-acid sequence MPKCRKGKVVENRIGKRYEKAGYKVQYRKRTPEGEIDLIAKRKREKIAGEVKHSAKGRTVSSSEVAKIARKARRIKAKPTLILTGKTKLSSNAKKAAKKHGVRVKRL is encoded by the coding sequence ATGCCAAAATGCAGAAAAGGGAAAGTTGTTGAGAACAGAATTGGGAAAAGGTACGAGAAGGCAGGTTACAAAGTGCAGTACAGAAAGAGAACCCCAGAAGGAGAGATAGACTTGATAGCAAAAAGAAAAAGAGAAAAGATTGCTGGTGAGGTCAAGCACAGTGCAAAAGGGAGGACTGTCTCCAGCTCTGAAGTCGCGAAAATTGCGAGAAAGGCCAGAAGAATTAAGGCAAAACCAACACTAATCCTAACTGGAAAGACGAAGCTTAGTTCTAATGCAAAGAAAGCTGCCAAAAAGCACGGAGTTAGAGTAAAGAGGCTCTGA
- a CDS encoding PIN domain-containing protein has translation MIPSIVIYELYWFFREEEYSGEEIEKVVKSIIDSQRSRIVGDNGSFTKRALELTKSPARFNDMVILPVAEKYGKLATYDKKLKKDAESLGVEVIKVEQKV, from the coding sequence ATCATTCCCAGTATCGTTATCTATGAGCTGTACTGGTTTTTCAGGGAAGAAGAGTATAGCGGAGAAGAAATTGAGAAGGTTGTGAAGAGCATTATCGACAGCCAGAGGAGCAGAATTGTTGGAGATAATGGCAGCTTTACAAAGAGGGCCCTTGAGCTGACGAAGAGCCCAGCAAGGTTCAACGACATGGTGATTCTCCCTGTGGCAGAGAAATACGGAAAGCTCGCCACTTACGATAAAAAGCTGAAGAAAGATGCTGAAAGTCTGGGAGTAGAAGTGATAAAAGTTGAACAAAAAGTTTAA
- a CDS encoding PIN domain-containing protein, translated as MVIDTNVFIYAILQDSEFHRQARDFLASLDR; from the coding sequence ATGGTGATAGACACAAACGTGTTCATCTACGCTATTCTGCAGGATTCAGAATTTCACCGGCAGGCAAGGGACTTCCTTGCTTCGCTGGATAGGTAG
- a CDS encoding AbrB/MazE/SpoVT family DNA-binding domain-containing protein: protein MPATKVTRNYQITIPKEIREQLGINVGDILVFNIEGSKIVLRKEKLELPVLKGGKDLTVEKIEESIRKGMRVE, encoded by the coding sequence ATGCCTGCAACAAAGGTTACTAGGAATTATCAGATTACTATCCCTAAGGAAATTAGAGAACAACTTGGTATAAATGTCGGGGATATCCTCGTCTTCAACATTGAGGGCAGCAAAATCGTATTAAGGAAGGAGAAGCTTGAGCTTCCGGTTCTAAAGGGTGGAAAAGATCTTACAGTGGAGAAAATTGAGGAGAGCATCAGGAAGGGTATGAGAGTGGAATGA
- the hepT gene encoding type VII toxin-antitoxin system HepT family RNase toxin: MPEIDADLVSRRLAEIKLLAEELKEILDMGLEKFLSDSYVRDAAKYRLLVAIEAAIAICNHIAVRAAKEVPGSYSDCFIILGKSGVISEELAKKLAEMAKFRNMLVHVYWKIDDRKVYDIIGKDLSDLDRFIDEVRAYLGHG, translated from the coding sequence ATGCCGGAAATAGATGCGGACCTCGTTAGCAGGAGACTCGCGGAGATAAAATTGCTTGCTGAGGAGCTGAAGGAAATACTTGACATGGGATTGGAAAAGTTTCTCTCTGATTCATATGTAAGAGATGCAGCAAAATACAGGCTCCTTGTGGCAATCGAAGCTGCGATAGCCATCTGCAATCACATTGCTGTAAGGGCTGCTAAAGAAGTTCCGGGAAGTTACTCTGACTGCTTTATTATTCTCGGAAAAAGTGGAGTGATATCCGAAGAGCTGGCGAAAAAGCTGGCAGAGATGGCAAAGTTCAGGAACATGCTTGTCCATGTTTACTGGAAGATTGACGACCGAAAGGTCTACGATATAATCGGAAAGGATTTATCTGATCTGGACAGATTCATTGATGAGGTGAGGGCGTATCTTGGACATGGATGA
- the mntA gene encoding type VII toxin-antitoxin system MntA family adenylyltransferase antitoxin, with translation MDDVKNRIRNILKDREEVVFAYLHGSFGKDHFRDIDVAVFVDEGRVKDFLEYEIGLSLEIEESIKYPVDVRVLNSAPLSFKYRAIKGELLLSRDDELRFRFMEEVIREYLDFKPVEERMIREILSM, from the coding sequence ATGGATGATGTGAAAAACAGAATCAGAAATATCCTGAAAGACAGAGAGGAAGTTGTATTTGCATATCTGCATGGAAGTTTTGGCAAAGATCACTTCAGAGACATTGACGTCGCGGTCTTCGTGGATGAGGGTAGGGTGAAGGATTTTCTCGAGTATGAGATTGGGCTCTCACTCGAAATTGAGGAATCAATAAAGTATCCTGTGGATGTCAGAGTTCTGAACTCTGCCCCTCTCAGCTTCAAGTACCGGGCGATCAAGGGGGAGCTTCTGCTCAGCAGAGATGATGAGCTGAGATTCAGGTTTATGGAGGAAGTAATACGAGAATATCTGGACTTCAAGCCGGTCGAAGAGAGGATGATCAGAGAGATACTGAGTATGTGA
- a CDS encoding MBL fold metallo-hydrolase RNA specificity domain-containing protein: MRITVYDGAETIGGNKIYVEENGKGVFLDFGMNFAKYGKYFAEFLNERSVRGIHDLLYLNLIPRLNIYRSDLIPSDVNMSDYPKLSVEAVLLSHAHVDHCGNIALLDESIPIMASPMSMAMLKAMRDVSSSGIGSEVAYFNVREHMEDDRRILITDRSKPYKGRDLICTDRIPDELAEFMCYRPGQEGRNAKKLNPGNLCHVHDHGLSFDIDAYEVDHSIYGATAYILWGDSAIAYTGDIRMHGKYADKSREFVRGAKDASVLIIEGTRTGRDEDVNESEEIVFENCLKAVEESKGVVIADFSPRNFERLETFMEIARRTSRELVVTAKDAYMLHAMECADGICRMEDVRIYHELKQKKDKWEELVVRERWGDKYVDPADISRNPENYILCFSFYDMKHLLDIKPDGGTYIYSSSEAFSEEQEFDFLRLYNWLREFNLRVYGFKMVLKDGKLAPEFVRGYHASGHASKDDLRWIIEQVDPDVIIPVHTTNPEWFVENFYNVKVFKNEDNVEV, from the coding sequence ATGAGAATAACTGTTTACGATGGTGCTGAAACAATCGGCGGAAACAAGATCTACGTTGAAGAAAACGGCAAGGGAGTTTTCCTGGACTTCGGCATGAACTTTGCGAAATACGGGAAATACTTTGCTGAATTTCTGAACGAGAGAAGTGTGAGAGGCATTCACGATCTCCTTTACCTCAATCTGATACCCAGGCTTAACATCTACCGTTCAGATTTGATACCTTCAGATGTCAATATGTCGGATTATCCCAAGCTCAGTGTCGAGGCGGTTCTTTTGAGCCACGCCCATGTTGATCACTGCGGTAACATAGCTCTGCTCGATGAAAGCATTCCAATCATGGCTTCCCCAATGAGCATGGCAATGCTGAAGGCCATGAGAGATGTTTCGTCTTCCGGGATAGGCTCTGAGGTTGCGTATTTCAATGTCAGAGAACACATGGAAGATGATAGAAGAATACTCATTACAGACAGGTCAAAGCCCTATAAGGGCAGGGACCTCATATGCACTGACAGAATACCTGACGAGCTTGCTGAGTTTATGTGCTACAGACCCGGGCAGGAAGGCAGGAATGCAAAGAAGCTCAATCCAGGAAACCTCTGCCATGTACATGATCACGGCCTTTCCTTTGACATTGATGCTTACGAAGTAGACCACTCAATTTACGGGGCTACGGCATACATACTGTGGGGCGATTCAGCCATAGCTTACACCGGCGACATCAGAATGCATGGCAAATATGCGGATAAATCGAGGGAGTTTGTTAGAGGGGCGAAGGATGCATCAGTTCTGATCATTGAAGGAACGAGGACAGGCAGGGATGAGGATGTTAATGAGTCTGAAGAGATCGTCTTTGAGAACTGCCTGAAGGCTGTTGAAGAGTCGAAGGGAGTTGTCATTGCAGACTTCTCACCAAGAAATTTTGAGAGGCTTGAGACCTTCATGGAGATTGCGAGGAGAACCTCGAGGGAGCTTGTTGTAACAGCCAAGGACGCCTACATGCTCCATGCGATGGAATGCGCTGATGGGATCTGCAGGATGGAGGATGTAAGAATTTACCATGAGCTGAAGCAGAAGAAGGACAAGTGGGAGGAGCTTGTTGTCAGGGAAAGGTGGGGAGATAAGTACGTTGATCCCGCGGATATTTCAAGAAATCCTGAGAACTACATACTCTGCTTTTCATTCTACGACATGAAGCACCTGCTCGACATAAAGCCGGATGGCGGGACGTACATATATTCTTCAAGTGAGGCATTCAGCGAGGAGCAGGAGTTTGACTTTCTCAGGCTGTACAACTGGCTGAGAGAGTTCAATCTGCGGGTTTACGGCTTCAAGATGGTGCTGAAAGACGGGAAACTTGCCCCTGAGTTCGTCAGGGGCTACCATGCCTCAGGGCATGCGTCGAAGGACGACTTGAGGTGGATCATCGAGCAGGTTGATCCGGATGTGATCATTCCGGTGCATACTACGAACCCTGAGTGGTTTGTGGAGAATTTTTATAATGTTAAAGTGTTTAAGAACGAAGATAATGTGGAGGTATAA
- a CDS encoding DNA recombination protein RmuC has protein sequence MQVTEFYDVALLITVLAVLVYVILRQRSAESRIEEIGRKFEDMNRSLPEWVEGAVAKTFQSSAGVLESLFASAITKNSEVIKGAFATSLKELGIQEDLGKLSEASADLKAITSDLKTMFQVKHSRAKFGELQLESLLKDIFPQNRLNFQKNIGHGIPDACIAVEDGRYLCIDSKFPLENFRKYSEAESEAEKEKYWKEFVKDVKRHVDSIRSKYVGKGNTLDFALMFVPSDTIFYHLVSEEPDVAVEAAKSGVILTSPSTLPAYLSLVSARIQAQEISKRTEEIQRKLSEMGHYIENLEENLEILFRHVGNASKKASDVRTSFSNLKSFYSSVCTFEEVEE, from the coding sequence ATGCAGGTGACAGAATTTTATGACGTGGCGCTGCTGATCACTGTTCTTGCCGTTCTGGTTTACGTGATACTGAGACAGAGAAGTGCCGAGAGCAGGATCGAGGAGATTGGCAGAAAATTCGAGGACATGAACAGAAGTCTGCCAGAGTGGGTCGAGGGTGCTGTTGCAAAAACATTTCAGAGCTCGGCAGGAGTCCTCGAAAGTCTCTTCGCATCGGCCATAACAAAGAATTCCGAGGTGATAAAGGGTGCCTTCGCCACCTCGCTCAAAGAGCTGGGAATCCAAGAGGATCTCGGAAAGCTGAGTGAAGCTTCTGCGGATCTCAAGGCAATAACCTCTGACCTGAAAACAATGTTTCAGGTAAAGCATTCGAGGGCAAAATTCGGCGAGCTTCAGCTTGAAAGCCTGCTGAAGGACATCTTCCCCCAGAACAGACTGAATTTTCAGAAGAATATAGGTCATGGAATACCTGATGCGTGTATTGCAGTCGAGGACGGCAGATATCTCTGCATAGATTCAAAATTTCCCCTTGAGAACTTCAGGAAGTACAGCGAGGCGGAGAGTGAGGCTGAGAAGGAGAAGTACTGGAAGGAATTCGTAAAAGACGTGAAAAGGCATGTTGACAGCATACGGAGCAAGTACGTTGGAAAGGGAAACACCCTGGACTTTGCGCTCATGTTTGTTCCTTCAGACACGATTTTCTATCACTTAGTTTCTGAAGAGCCGGATGTTGCGGTGGAGGCTGCAAAATCGGGAGTAATTCTGACCTCTCCATCCACGCTCCCCGCGTACCTCAGCCTGGTCTCTGCAAGGATTCAGGCTCAGGAGATTTCAAAGAGGACTGAGGAGATACAGAGGAAGCTGAGCGAGATGGGGCACTACATCGAAAATCTTGAGGAAAACCTGGAAATCCTTTTCAGACACGTTGGCAACGCATCCAAGAAAGCATCAGACGTGAGAACATCCTTCAGCAACCTCAAGAGCTTTTACTCCTCGGTCTGCACGTTCGAGGAGGTAGAAGAATGA
- a CDS encoding HFX_2341 family transcriptional regulator domain-containing protein codes for MPVTQITFVGHTKERIIESIRTLRELPVTRIILAVGKPDTSGERKARRVAKEIADELKTIFDVEIVEIDKKNIMNAVLELVEIAERERETGNEVVFNVSGSLRTFAIAAYIAASITNSRVFSSIPKYGENDEEEGIEEIVELPILPVSFPGREQMEILKAIGDGVSSLDELVIKLNPEIGKGRREFQSERSRLSHHLSKLERTGFVKREKHGRNVKIILTELGKAITAALDRQ; via the coding sequence ATGCCTGTAACCCAGATTACGTTCGTTGGACACACGAAGGAGAGGATTATCGAATCCATCCGCACCCTCAGGGAACTGCCCGTCACCAGAATCATTCTCGCAGTTGGAAAGCCCGACACGAGCGGTGAGAGGAAGGCCAGACGAGTTGCTAAGGAAATAGCCGACGAGCTCAAAACAATATTTGACGTCGAGATCGTGGAGATTGACAAGAAAAACATCATGAACGCCGTTCTCGAGCTTGTGGAGATAGCCGAGAGAGAACGGGAGACCGGCAATGAGGTCGTGTTCAACGTCTCCGGCTCTCTCAGAACGTTCGCCATTGCAGCATACATTGCCGCAAGCATCACGAACTCGAGGGTGTTCTCATCAATTCCGAAGTACGGCGAAAACGACGAGGAAGAAGGGATAGAGGAGATCGTGGAGCTGCCCATTCTGCCGGTAAGCTTCCCCGGAAGGGAGCAGATGGAGATTTTAAAAGCCATAGGAGACGGTGTATCATCCCTCGATGAGCTGGTAATAAAGCTCAATCCGGAAATTGGCAAGGGAAGAAGAGAATTCCAGAGTGAAAGGAGCAGGCTTAGCCACCACCTCTCAAAGCTTGAAAGGACAGGGTTTGTTAAGAGAGAAAAGCATGGCAGAAATGTGAAAATAATACTGACAGAGCTTGGAAAGGCGATAACCGCAGCTCTGGACAGGCAATAA
- a CDS encoding nucleotidyltransferase domain-containing protein, translating into MLSSSDKPIRLRDFIRVENLYFSVVGYRNEQSVKCFLRYAPGKGGRFKGGREYRKLSHAEAIEAGREFFYPSEGIFRVDYSMIDEVFKPEERLMDVMDAEVEKVVSFFSGIPENQMGVTGSRLIGLKTGESDVDFIIYGKYWFEGREKIKKGIERKKLLEPDSDTWEFIYRKRKPPLSYDAFIAHEKRKYHRAFIGNTYFDLLYVRGYDELDKPIPEETGEKLGKAKVIARVVDESSIFDYPAYYPIDHEKVKAVLSYTHTYAGQVFKGEVAEAYGVLEKISGEYYLIVGTTRETEDEYLVSKTLLEKAEVDVYLNQNFY; encoded by the coding sequence GGGACTTCATCAGAGTGGAGAACCTCTATTTTTCAGTAGTTGGCTACAGGAACGAGCAGAGTGTGAAGTGCTTTCTGAGATATGCCCCCGGAAAGGGTGGCAGGTTTAAAGGTGGTAGAGAATACAGAAAACTGAGCCATGCAGAGGCAATTGAAGCAGGCAGAGAATTCTTTTATCCTTCAGAGGGAATATTCAGGGTTGACTACAGCATGATAGATGAGGTCTTCAAACCGGAAGAGAGGCTGATGGACGTCATGGATGCAGAGGTTGAAAAGGTAGTCTCATTTTTCTCCGGAATTCCAGAAAACCAGATGGGAGTCACAGGATCGAGACTCATAGGTCTGAAGACCGGCGAAAGCGATGTCGATTTCATAATCTATGGAAAATACTGGTTTGAAGGCAGAGAAAAAATAAAAAAAGGCATTGAGAGAAAGAAACTCCTTGAGCCTGATAGCGACACCTGGGAATTCATATACCGGAAGCGAAAGCCGCCATTATCCTACGATGCATTTATTGCACACGAGAAAAGGAAATACCACCGGGCGTTTATCGGGAACACGTATTTCGACCTTCTATATGTGAGAGGCTACGACGAGCTGGACAAACCAATCCCGGAAGAAACGGGCGAAAAGCTGGGTAAGGCAAAGGTGATCGCAAGAGTTGTTGACGAGTCCTCAATCTTCGATTATCCTGCATACTACCCGATAGACCACGAAAAAGTAAAGGCAGTACTCAGCTACACTCACACCTACGCAGGTCAGGTTTTTAAAGGGGAAGTTGCCGAGGCTTACGGTGTTCTGGAAAAAATCAGCGGCGAATACTACCTCATAGTCGGAACCACGAGAGAGACCGAAGACGAGTACCTCGTCTCGAAAACCCTGCTCGAAAAGGCGGAAGTGGATGTGTATCTTAACCAAAATTTTTATTAA